Genomic segment of Harmonia axyridis chromosome 6, icHarAxyr1.1, whole genome shotgun sequence:
GTACACCACCATCACTGTCTTTTCCATATGCACCTACGTCAATAATTATAAACTTATTTTTTGAATCTGTGACAGCTAACAGTACAATGGAGTTGTACATTTTATAATTGTAGTACATGCTGCCACACTTCGCCGGCTTGTTGACACGAATGTGTTTGCCGTCCAAATTGCCACAACAATGTgggaatttatttttcattgaaaaagatTCTGCTATAGTTTTAAATTCTTCAGTACTGGGAAATTTCATGTGTTTGTTATGCATATTTTTCCAAATAGCAGTACAAACTTCCAACACAATGCTTGCTATGGCTGTTTTTGAAATACGGAAAGGTACTGATAATTTCCGGAATGATGTTCCTGTTGTTAGGTACCTGTaaaaagagaaatatttttattttattataatgtaatattttaaaatttattttgtattcaaCCTAGGTTGCTTATACTGGATGACTTTTTTTACCGTCTCGATAAAAAATGGGTATAATAGGTGAACGGAGTAGAAGCAAATGGCATACttagttttttttcttttttttcgaaaaaaaaaaaacttccaaaTTAAAATCATTCGCGACTTGTGtatgatttgaaatttgatatgttttatcaattgatatttttttttcaaaatttctcttTCTTTGTTCTAATATGAACAGGTTTACTTTAAATTTATAGCGTTTTTTGATGatagatcaatttttttctaagctttggaaaaaagaaaaaaaaaattaggtatGGCATAAGCTTCTACTCCGTTCACATAATATACCCATTTTTTTTCGAGACGGTAAAAAAAGTCATCCGGtatagagaaaaattatttgtatATTCTTATCAcattaatatttttatgattgttATAGAAGCCGACGTCAAAAAcaagtggaaaaatttgagagaCGTCTTCATGAAGGAAGCCAAGAAAGTACGTCGTCCTCGATCGGGTGACCCAGGCAGTCCTAATAGCGATGAGACTTATAAAGGCaaatggtgtttttttaagGAACTATCTTTTTTAAAAGATATAGTGAAACCTAGGCACACCCAAAGCAACTTTCAGGATTTAAATGCGGGATCTGATAACAATGAAACTCAAAATTCAGACACGGTTGAGATTCCAGAAATAGATCAAGTTGAAACTTCAGCAATGGATCAAGTTGAGACTCCAGAAATGGATCAAATTGAAGAAGTGGTGGAAAATCAAGAACCTGTTTCGGAATCTGTTAACGCAAATTCTCTAGCTAGTGGTAATTTGATCCCCCGAAATAGATTCCCTACGACGACAGACGACAGCGAGTCTGGTTCATCTAGAGCAAGCGGGTTCAGGCAAAGGCAAAGACAGGCAAAAAAACCAGAACTGACgctttttcaacaaaaaatgattgaagtggaaaaacaaaaaatacaagcttttaatgagaaaaacaaagaaaaagacGATGAAGACATGTTGTTCTTAAAATCATTGGCGCCATATTTCAAGTATTTAACGCCAGTACAAAAACTAAGACTGAAAAGtaaaattcaaacttttattGCTGATGAAATTAGTCTCACTACCTCTTCAACATCATCTACGCCAATATCGCAATCTATATTACCCTCTCCGGTAAACGCGTCACATCATTCAATGTCTTCGGTGCGGAACTACTACGAAAAGGATCCCCTAGGTCTACACGAGTACGATACTGAGCTATCCGtaaatgattactaactttgcagtttgtttgtttttttttactttgaacTTAAATAAACcttcattttaatttatacCTACGTAATTTGTTTTCCTTTCcttcaataaattaaattagTCAGCGAAATTCAAATCCAAAAGACTTGAAATCTCAAATATAATTTATACAAAGTGCGTAGTTCCCAAATGTCCTGCAGAAATTGGCTGACtgatttaattaaaaaaaaaacaataaaatcgaaaaggTACATAGTCAACAGCACATCAAGCGTAACACATTGTGTGACTTTTATACGCATGATGTAGTGTTAACTGTTCAAGTTTTATCAACTTCATCAAATAAAGAGGATTGATTCACATACAAtcactcgatttttttttgttttgatttaatttttttttcttggctTTCTTTTTCCTTGATTCCTTTATCGATACTGAGTCTACCCCTAAGCTATTGCACGCAAttactttaacaccctgtatatttgaacAAGTACCTAGtaaattattatagaaattaCACTCACCTAATCGTCAGCACCAATCTTTCCTCCACACTTATAGGTTTTCTGTAGTTGGTAACAACATGATTGCAATCGTCTCTGATCATATTACATAGGTAGTCAAATGCTTCTGGTGACATAGACATATAATCATAAAATGCAGACTCATTTTCTCGTAAGTcaaaatattgattgtgaaaTTCACCACGATTTGGTCTCATTTTTAACAAAGCACTTTGCGTCCCAcgttgttttttttcatttccatctGAATCCGCACAAAACGTCATCCAAATATTTCCCGACAGCAAATATTTTGCGTGTCTGACGTCCATGGTTGTTGGTATCGACCGTGCCACTGCCCGGTCACGCTCGCTCCCGTCGTCAAATCGCGCGAGCAAGATTCGCGTAATCGCTTATTCGCGTTCTATTACcctatgtcctacgtgagcgactaatgttacgacgcgagcgacgccaattttatgtactacgcgagcgatgtgagcagcgcgactttttttgtcctacgttgaaatctacaaacgcgacacgacgcgacataaatatggttgggttgggattgtgcattgcggaagatcagtccgttgtcatacgcttgtagagaaacagttataatgaggtggtcaagaaaacgtaaattattcatatgtaAAAATGTGGCTTTAAAAATGCTAATTGTAAGACGCAGAAAAatgggaagaaagagaaatccaacaaataaattttttttggaacgaaTGAATTTTGGAGAGTTTCACCACTTATATAAACAATTAAGGACTTCTTCAAATTTATTCCACAGTTATTATAGATTGCTTCCTACAACATTTGACTATATAGTGAACATTTGACTATAtagaaacaacaacaaaaaaaaaatctaagaaatacgttaacctttactgaattgaaatattgcatggatacatattacatataaataaggtttatttattattactcaatgatatattaacctcaactatatttatttccttcaaatggatatttcttcagcattctcaatataagttatgcgtaaataaatgaagtgtaataataaatgatgattattggtgggatttcaaataaattatttatttccatgaaactaatatttgtttgaccatagatccaataaatgattcattaactataatgcattttcgataatatcaaataaacacttctcccAGTGTATATAATACTATAGTTAATTCGTCAATCTTACTTGTTTCCCCTAGTTCCTCGGCAATTCTACTCCATTCTCTATCCACCAACAGtcgattatgatatattttatcagtcttgtcccagagtatactggaatttctaatagccagtattaaaacttcgtttaaatcattcattgtagAGCGGTCGAAGTAAACGTGCCTGCATCAACAAGAACTACTGAAGTTCGCGCGATTTCcgcttggaaatatcaaataatttgatcgccgacagagcgcgaaattcggctgaaacagttttacgaccgatacgactgcacgtaggacatcgctattatattccaaggtttgataTATCGCGTTTGGTCGCGTCGCTCTAATCGCTCGCAATaattcgctcacgtaggacacagcGTTAGGACACCCAGTTTTTGACGTCGCGCGAACACGCGATGGTCGCATCGCCCGCATCGCGCATTCGCGTTCTATTAGGACAATgcctaacacttttcatctattgctgagggacgaaagcttgacacacgtgtctaaggaaaccactttggtatgagggactgttcgcattccctttttttcgtttaataaacagttattcaagtaaaccattccacattgttgattt
This window contains:
- the LOC123683167 gene encoding uncharacterized protein LOC123683167; amino-acid sequence: MSFEDKLIIEVRNRPILWDKRKDDYKNRLKSDREWSLVARSLNKTKADVKNKWKNLRDVFMKEAKKVRRPRSGDPGSPNSDETYKGKWCFFKELSFLKDIVKPRHTQSNFQDLNAGSDNNETQNSDTVEIPEIDQVETSAMDQVETPEMDQIEEVVENQEPVSESVNANSLASGNLIPRNRFPTTTDDSESGSSRASGFRQRQRQAKKPELTLFQQKMIEVEKQKIQAFNEKNKEKDDEDMLFLKSLAPYFKYLTPVQKLRLKSKIQTFIADEISLTTSSTSSTPISQSILPSPVNASHHSMSSVRNYYEKDPLGLHEYDTELSVNDY